A single genomic interval of Mycolicibacterium sp. MU0053 harbors:
- the mftB gene encoding mycofactocin biosynthesis chaperone MftB (MftB, a small protein, is a peptide chaperone that assists the radical SAM enzyme MftC in performing two modifications to the C-terminal Val-Tyr dipeptide of the mycofactocin precursor peptide, MftA. MftB's role is analogous to the role of PqqD in the biosynthesis of PQQ, a cofactor that derives entirely from a Tyr and a Glu in the precursor PqqA.), producing the protein MTTSPAATADDIDRPDRFDPDRGWRLHPQVAVRPEPFGALLYHFGTRKLSFLKNRTVLALVQSLDEHDNVHAACRAAGIDESSAQPYLHALTVLVSSNMLVPQDDPRKNT; encoded by the coding sequence ATGACGACCTCGCCGGCCGCGACTGCGGATGACATCGACCGGCCCGACCGGTTCGATCCGGATCGCGGCTGGCGTTTGCACCCCCAAGTGGCGGTGCGCCCGGAGCCCTTCGGGGCCCTGCTCTACCACTTCGGCACCCGCAAGCTGTCGTTCCTGAAGAACCGCACGGTCCTGGCGCTGGTGCAATCGCTCGACGAGCACGACAACGTGCACGCCGCGTGCCGCGCCGCCGGGATCGACGAATCGAGCGCGCAGCCCTATCTGCACGCACTCACCGTGCTGGTCTCATCCAACATGCTGGTGCCCCAAGACGATCCGAGGAAGAACACATGA
- a CDS encoding Lrp/AsnC family transcriptional regulator, with translation MDRLDEADERILLELADHARATFAEIGLRVNLSASAVKRRVDRMLDSGVIRGFTTVVDRNALGWGTEAYVQVYCHGTIAPDRLRQAWLDIPEVISAATVTGTADAILHVLARDMRHLEAALERIRSSADIERSESIVVLSNIIDRGRPDR, from the coding sequence GTGGACCGGCTCGACGAGGCGGATGAGCGGATCCTGCTCGAACTCGCCGACCATGCCCGGGCGACGTTCGCCGAGATCGGACTGCGGGTGAACCTCTCGGCGTCAGCGGTGAAGCGGCGCGTGGACCGCATGCTCGACAGCGGGGTCATCCGCGGGTTCACCACGGTCGTCGACCGCAATGCGCTGGGGTGGGGCACCGAGGCCTATGTACAGGTCTACTGTCACGGCACCATCGCCCCGGACCGGCTCCGTCAGGCGTGGCTGGACATTCCGGAGGTGATCAGCGCCGCCACCGTCACCGGAACCGCGGACGCGATCTTGCACGTGTTGGCCCGCGACATGCGTCATCTGGAGGCCGCGCTGGAGCGGATCCGTTCCAGCGCCGACATCGAGCGCAGCGAGAGCATTGTGGTGTTGTCCAACATCATCGACCGGGGCCGCCCCGACCGCTGA
- the mftA gene encoding mycofactocin precursor MftA (Mycofactocin is a small molecule electron carrier derived from the final two amino acids, Val-Tyr, of MftA, the mycofactocin precursor. It plays a role in redox homeostasis and the metabolism of alcohols and aldehydes in Actinobacteria, including Mycobacterium tuberculosis.), whose amino-acid sequence MDNDQQVSTDTELVSESLVEEVSIDGMCGVY is encoded by the coding sequence ATGGACAACGATCAGCAGGTCAGCACCGACACCGAGCTCGTCTCGGAGAGCCTCGTCGAAGAGGTCTCCATCGACGGCATGTGCGGCGTCTACTGA
- the mftC gene encoding mycofactocin radical SAM maturase (MftC is a radical SAM/SPASM enzyme that catalyzes the first two steps in biosynthesis of the electron carrier mycofactocin from the terminal Val-Tyr dipeptide of the precursor peptide MftA.), translated as MTSVAPVPRLVDQFERGLDAPICLTWELTYACNLSCVHCLSSSGKRDPRELSTQQCKDIIDELERMQVFYVNIGGGEPTVRSDFWELVDYATEHHVGVKFSTNGVRITPEVAAKLAASDYVDVQISLDGATAEVNDAVRGPGSFAMAIRALENLAAAGFSDAKISVVVTRHNVDQLDDFKALADRYGATLRITRLRPSGRGADVWDELHPTAAQQVQLYDWLVARGERVLTGDSFFHLSGLGEPGALAGLNLCGAGRVVCLIDPVGDVYACPFAIHDRFLAGNVLQDSGFQNVWQNAPLFRELREPQSAGACASCNHFDACRGGCMAAKFFTGLPMDGPDPECVQGYGESALALDREVPKSSVDHSRTGARKTPAGPIPLTLLTTPPAPPKAYCNESPV; from the coding sequence ATGACGTCCGTTGCGCCCGTGCCGCGCCTGGTGGATCAGTTCGAACGCGGATTGGACGCGCCGATCTGCCTCACCTGGGAACTGACCTATGCGTGCAACCTGTCCTGTGTGCACTGCCTGTCGTCATCGGGGAAACGCGATCCGCGCGAACTGTCCACGCAGCAATGCAAGGACATCATCGACGAACTCGAACGAATGCAGGTGTTCTACGTGAACATCGGCGGCGGTGAGCCGACCGTTCGTTCGGACTTCTGGGAACTCGTCGACTATGCCACCGAGCACCACGTCGGGGTGAAGTTCTCCACCAACGGCGTGCGGATCACCCCGGAGGTGGCCGCCAAGCTCGCCGCCAGCGACTACGTCGACGTGCAGATCTCCCTCGACGGCGCCACCGCCGAGGTCAACGACGCGGTGCGCGGCCCCGGCTCGTTCGCGATGGCCATCCGCGCGTTGGAAAACCTTGCTGCCGCGGGCTTTTCCGACGCCAAGATCTCGGTGGTGGTCACCCGCCACAACGTCGATCAGCTCGACGACTTCAAGGCATTGGCCGACCGCTACGGTGCCACCCTGCGCATCACCCGGCTGCGTCCGTCGGGACGCGGCGCCGACGTCTGGGACGAACTGCATCCGACCGCGGCCCAGCAGGTGCAGCTCTATGACTGGCTGGTGGCGCGCGGTGAGCGGGTGCTCACCGGCGACTCGTTCTTCCACCTGTCCGGACTCGGCGAGCCCGGTGCCCTGGCCGGACTCAACCTGTGTGGCGCCGGCCGGGTGGTGTGCCTGATCGACCCGGTGGGCGATGTCTACGCCTGCCCGTTCGCCATCCATGACCGGTTCCTCGCGGGGAATGTGCTGCAAGACAGCGGCTTCCAGAATGTTTGGCAGAACGCGCCGCTGTTCCGCGAGTTGCGCGAGCCGCAGTCGGCGGGCGCCTGCGCCAGCTGCAACCACTTCGACGCCTGCCGCGGCGGTTGCATGGCCGCGAAGTTCTTCACCGGACTGCCGATGGACGGGCCGGACCCGGAGTGCGTGCAGGGCTATGGCGAGTCCGCGCTGGCGCTGGACCGCGAAGTGCCGAAGTCCAGCGTCGACCATTCCCGCACCGGAGCGCGCAAGACACCGGCGGGCCCCATTCCGCTCACGCTGTTGACCACCCCGCCCGCGCCGCCCAAGGCGTACTGCAACGAAAGTCCTGTCTGA
- the mftF gene encoding mycofactocin biosynthesis glycosyltransferase MftF (Members of this protein family, MftF, are glycosyltransferases, members of PF00535 (glycosyl transferase family 2). The encoding gene is found as part of the mycofactocin cassette, in Mycobacterium tuberculosis, many other Actinobacteria, and occasional members of other lineages. Mycofactocin itself, a putative redox carrier, is a heavily modified derivative of the C-terminal Val-Tyr dipeptide of the mycofactocin precursor MftA (TIGR03969).): protein MTQTRLPDGFAVQVDRRVRVLGSGSALLGGSPTRLLRLAPAAQTLLAGGRLEVRDAVSAQLARALLDATVAHPRPAGGPSHRDVTVVIPVRDNLSGVRRLVGTLRGLRVVLVDDGSVTPLQPADFLGAHCDVEVLHHQQSRGPAAARNTGLRVATTDFVAFLDSDVVPRRGWLEALLGHFCDPTVALVAPRIIGLNSEDTLVGRYEAVRSSLDLGQREAPVVPYGTVSYVPSAAIICRRSALTELGGFDEAMHSGEDVDLCWRLVESGARLRYEPIALVAHEHRTRVRDWLGRKAFYGSSAAPLSSRHPDKTAPLVISGWTLVAWVMLAVGSRLGYVGSLLAALASGGRISRSMRAPEAQAGDVAFVAARGLGMAAVQLAAALCRHYWPVALVLATFSQRWRRVVVIAAIVDGVVDWWARRRSAIRDDTKPIGLFAYVVMKRLDDLAYGVGLWHGALRERNPRPLKPQIRA from the coding sequence ATGACTCAGACCCGGCTGCCCGACGGCTTTGCTGTGCAGGTCGACCGCCGGGTCCGGGTGCTCGGTTCCGGCTCGGCGCTGCTCGGCGGTTCGCCGACCCGGCTGCTACGGCTGGCGCCGGCGGCCCAGACCCTGCTCGCCGGCGGCCGCCTCGAGGTCCGCGATGCCGTCAGCGCGCAGTTGGCCCGCGCCCTGCTGGATGCCACGGTGGCGCACCCGAGGCCGGCCGGCGGCCCGTCGCATCGCGATGTAACCGTTGTTATCCCGGTGCGAGACAACCTGTCTGGGGTTCGGCGCCTGGTCGGGACGCTGCGTGGGCTGCGGGTCGTGCTCGTCGACGACGGCTCGGTGACACCGCTGCAGCCCGCCGACTTCCTCGGTGCCCACTGCGACGTCGAGGTGCTGCACCACCAGCAGAGCCGGGGGCCTGCCGCGGCCCGCAACACCGGTCTGCGGGTGGCCACGACCGACTTCGTGGCGTTCCTGGATTCCGACGTCGTGCCGCGCCGGGGCTGGCTGGAAGCGCTGCTCGGACACTTCTGCGACCCGACGGTGGCGCTGGTCGCGCCGCGGATCATCGGCCTCAACTCCGAGGACACCTTGGTGGGCCGCTACGAGGCGGTGCGCTCGTCGCTGGATCTGGGACAGCGGGAGGCCCCCGTGGTGCCCTACGGCACGGTGTCCTATGTCCCGAGCGCCGCCATCATCTGCCGCCGCTCGGCACTGACCGAACTCGGCGGCTTCGACGAGGCCATGCACTCGGGTGAAGACGTGGACCTGTGCTGGCGGCTGGTGGAATCCGGGGCCAGGCTGCGCTACGAACCGATTGCGCTGGTGGCCCACGAACATCGCACCCGTGTTCGGGATTGGTTGGGCCGCAAGGCGTTCTACGGAAGTTCGGCGGCGCCGTTGTCGAGCAGGCACCCGGACAAGACCGCACCGCTGGTGATCTCGGGGTGGACCCTGGTGGCGTGGGTGATGCTGGCCGTGGGCTCCCGGCTGGGTTACGTCGGGTCGCTGCTGGCCGCGCTGGCCAGCGGTGGGCGAATCTCCCGGTCGATGCGGGCCCCGGAGGCCCAGGCCGGTGATGTGGCGTTCGTGGCCGCGCGCGGACTGGGGATGGCGGCCGTGCAGTTGGCCGCCGCGCTGTGCCGGCACTACTGGCCGGTGGCGCTGGTGTTGGCCACGTTCTCGCAGCGCTGGCGACGGGTGGTCGTGATCGCGGCCATCGTCGACGGCGTCGTCGACTGGTGGGCGCGGCGGCGCAGCGCCATCCGGGACGACACCAAGCCGATCGGGCTGTTCGCCTATGTCGTGATGAAACGGCTCGACGACCTGGCCTACGGGGTGGGCCTGTGGCACGGGGCGCTGCGCGAGCGCAATCCGCGCCCGCTCAAGCCGCAGATCAGGGCGTGA
- a CDS encoding VOC family protein, with product MSGTDTVLADLGTQEPAPPPFVVPRPAALPYLSVPDARRALQWYVDAFGAVRIGEPIVMDDNRIGHAELGIGGGVLYLADDFPELGLRAPAAGATSVSLMLPVADPDAVLDRARANGATVAREIEEAHGSRGATIIDPFGHRWMITGPMRGAAMPIRHGDVGYVSLWTPDAARAAAFYQHVLGWVVDPAYHRVTSTAEPVGIFEAAGPPTLFCSYAVADLSAARAAILDAGGTVGETRQFPFGPVLDATDPQGMAFAVFEPTTEIGRPALNGAGPGELSYITHSVPDARVSRDFYGRVLHWSFESGRVDDGWAVLGCHPMTGIGGGAETATIVPMWTVDDIDAAVVRVREAGGSVLQEPTRQDYGMMAECADDQGARFYLGQF from the coding sequence ATGAGTGGCACAGATACCGTCCTTGCCGACCTCGGCACCCAAGAACCGGCCCCGCCACCGTTCGTGGTCCCACGTCCGGCAGCACTGCCGTATTTGAGCGTCCCCGATGCGCGGCGCGCGTTGCAGTGGTACGTCGACGCATTCGGCGCCGTGCGCATCGGCGAGCCGATTGTCATGGACGACAACAGGATCGGGCATGCGGAGCTGGGCATCGGCGGCGGCGTGCTCTACCTCGCCGACGATTTCCCCGAACTGGGCCTGCGCGCACCGGCCGCCGGCGCGACGTCGGTGAGCCTGATGTTGCCGGTCGCCGATCCCGACGCGGTCCTCGACCGGGCCCGCGCCAACGGCGCCACCGTCGCCCGCGAGATCGAGGAAGCCCACGGCTCGCGCGGTGCGACCATCATCGACCCGTTCGGCCACCGCTGGATGATCACCGGTCCGATGCGCGGCGCGGCGATGCCGATCCGGCACGGCGACGTCGGCTACGTGTCGCTGTGGACCCCCGACGCCGCTCGTGCCGCCGCGTTTTACCAGCACGTGCTGGGCTGGGTCGTGGACCCCGCCTACCACCGGGTGACCAGCACCGCCGAACCCGTCGGCATCTTCGAGGCGGCAGGACCGCCGACGCTGTTCTGCAGCTACGCGGTCGCCGATCTGTCCGCCGCGCGCGCGGCCATCCTGGACGCCGGCGGGACCGTCGGTGAGACGCGGCAGTTCCCGTTCGGCCCGGTGCTCGATGCCACCGACCCGCAGGGAATGGCGTTCGCGGTGTTCGAACCCACCACCGAGATCGGCCGGCCCGCGCTGAACGGCGCTGGGCCCGGCGAGCTTTCGTACATCACGCACTCCGTGCCGGATGCCCGCGTCAGCCGCGACTTTTACGGCCGGGTCTTGCACTGGAGCTTCGAATCCGGTCGGGTCGACGACGGGTGGGCGGTGCTCGGCTGCCACCCGATGACCGGCATCGGCGGCGGCGCCGAGACGGCGACCATCGTGCCGATGTGGACCGTCGACGACATCGACGCCGCGGTGGTGCGGGTGCGCGAGGCCGGCGGCAGCGTGCTGCAGGAGCCGACGCGGCAGGACTACGGGATGATGGCCGAATGCGCCGACGATCAGGGCGCGCGGTTCTACCTGGGGCAGTTCTAG
- the mftR gene encoding mycofactocin system transcriptional regulator (MftR, the mycofactocin system transcriptional regulator, is an uncharacterized TetR family DNA-binding transcription factor. Its role is inferred by context. It occurs as part of the biosynthesis locus for mycofactocin, a partially characterized electron carrier derived from the terminal Val-Tyr dipeptide of the precursor peptide MftA, through a radical SAM enzyme-mediated process.), which yields MDQHLDRASATRVGRRRSTTRDHIADVAIDLFSAHGFDAVSVDDVAQAAGIARRTVFRYYASKNAILWGDFDTHLNRLTELLDGVGGEVPLDEALRTALLEFNTFGSTETARHRERMRVILETAELQAYSMTMYAGWRAVIARFVAARTDTKPTDLRPQTLSWTLLGVALSAYEYWLADESVTLTGALGAAFDVAFSPVSPASPSPPPSAPSPA from the coding sequence GTGGATCAGCACCTCGATCGCGCCTCCGCGACCCGGGTGGGCCGGCGCCGCTCGACCACGCGCGACCACATCGCCGACGTCGCGATCGATCTGTTCAGCGCGCACGGTTTCGACGCCGTCAGCGTCGACGACGTCGCACAGGCCGCCGGCATCGCCCGTCGTACCGTGTTTCGCTACTACGCGTCCAAGAACGCGATCCTGTGGGGCGACTTCGACACCCACCTCAACCGGCTCACCGAGTTGCTGGACGGGGTCGGCGGCGAGGTGCCGCTCGACGAGGCGCTGCGGACCGCGCTGCTGGAGTTCAACACCTTCGGTTCCACCGAGACCGCTCGGCACCGGGAGCGAATGCGGGTGATCCTGGAAACCGCGGAACTACAGGCGTATTCCATGACGATGTATGCCGGCTGGCGCGCCGTGATCGCCCGCTTCGTGGCGGCACGCACCGACACCAAGCCCACGGACCTGCGGCCGCAGACGCTGTCGTGGACGCTGCTGGGGGTGGCGCTGTCGGCCTACGAGTACTGGCTGGCCGACGAGTCCGTCACGCTCACTGGCGCCCTGGGCGCGGCCTTCGACGTGGCCTTCTCCCCCGTCTCCCCCGCCTCCCCGTCTCCCCCGCCTAGCGCCCCCTCCCCCGCCTAG
- the mftE gene encoding mycofactocin biosynthesis peptidyl-dipeptidase MftE, whose product MNWAYHRRVDLGSELGSSATSDLLGVSAVLVVPVGSTEQHGPHLPLDTDTRIAEAVARTVVQQAQSAIESGPRYLVAPPIAYGASGEHEGFAGTVSIGTEALRHLLVEYGRSASRWAQRLVFINGHGGNVAALVEAVRLLRSEGRDAGWCGCTVKGGDAHAGHTETSVLLHISPSEVRFDQSRPGNCAPLVDLMPSMRRGGVAAVSEVGVLGDPTTATAAAGKRLLDEMVVGCRERILRWAPRADGMLT is encoded by the coding sequence GTGAATTGGGCCTACCATCGGCGGGTGGACTTGGGTAGCGAGTTGGGCAGCTCGGCAACGAGCGACCTGCTCGGCGTATCCGCCGTCCTGGTGGTGCCGGTGGGCTCCACCGAGCAGCACGGACCCCATTTGCCCCTGGACACCGACACCCGCATCGCCGAGGCGGTCGCGCGGACCGTGGTCCAGCAGGCCCAGAGCGCGATCGAATCCGGTCCCCGGTACCTGGTGGCGCCGCCCATCGCCTACGGCGCCAGCGGCGAGCACGAGGGTTTTGCCGGCACCGTCTCGATCGGCACCGAGGCGCTGCGGCACCTGCTGGTCGAGTACGGCCGGTCCGCGAGCCGGTGGGCGCAACGGCTGGTATTCATCAACGGACACGGCGGCAACGTCGCCGCTTTGGTCGAGGCCGTGCGTTTACTGAGGTCCGAGGGCCGTGACGCGGGGTGGTGCGGTTGCACCGTCAAGGGCGGGGACGCGCACGCCGGGCACACTGAAACGTCTGTATTGCTACATATTTCGCCGTCCGAGGTCAGGTTTGACCAATCGCGCCCCGGAAACTGCGCGCCGCTGGTAGACCTGATGCCGAGCATGCGTCGCGGGGGAGTGGCGGCAGTGAGTGAGGTGGGAGTGTTGGGGGACCCGACCACAGCAACGGCAGCGGCGGGCAAACGCCTGCTCGACGAGATGGTCGTCGGCTGCCGCGAGCGCATCCTCCGGTGGGCGCCACGCGCCGACGGGATGCTGACATGA
- the mftD gene encoding pre-mycofactocin synthase MftD (MftD, an enzyme found in the mycofactocin biosynthesis locus, performs an oxidative deamination of 3-amino-5-[(p-hydroxyphenyl)methyl]-4,4-dimethyl-2-pyrrolidinone (AHDP). The resulting compound, now called pre-mycofactocin (PMFT), is a biologically active redox cofactor that can oxidize the non-exchangeable NADH of TIGR03971 family SDR-type oxidoreductases.) yields the protein MARDTWFETVAIAQQRAKKRLPKSVYSSLISASEKGLTVSDNVESFSELGFAPHVVGAPATRDMATTVMGQDISMPVLISPTGVQAVDPDGEVAVARAAAARGTAMGLSSFASKPVEEVVAVNDKIFFQIYWLGGRDAIAERVHRAKEAGAVGMIATTDWSFSHGRDWGSPKIPEQMNLATMLKMSPEVFTKPGWLWRFGKHLRPPNLRVPNQAGRGEPGPPFFQAYGEWMGTPPPTWEDIAWLREEWGGQFMLKGIVRVDDAKRAVDAGVSAISVSNHGGNNLDGTPAAIRCLPAIADAVGDQVEVLLDGGIRRGSDVVKAVALGARAVMIGRAYLWGLAANGQAGVENVLDILRGGIDSALMGLGRSSIHDLTPEDILIPAGFTRALGVPEA from the coding sequence ATGGCCCGTGATACCTGGTTCGAAACCGTCGCCATCGCCCAACAACGGGCGAAAAAGCGGCTCCCGAAGTCTGTCTACTCGTCGCTGATTTCGGCCAGCGAGAAGGGCCTGACGGTCAGCGACAACGTCGAATCGTTCAGCGAACTCGGATTCGCCCCCCATGTGGTGGGCGCCCCGGCGACGCGGGACATGGCCACAACCGTGATGGGCCAAGACATTTCGATGCCGGTGCTGATCTCGCCCACCGGGGTTCAGGCCGTCGACCCGGACGGCGAGGTGGCGGTGGCGCGCGCCGCCGCCGCCCGCGGGACCGCCATGGGCCTGTCGTCGTTCGCCAGCAAGCCGGTCGAAGAGGTCGTCGCGGTCAACGACAAGATCTTCTTCCAGATCTACTGGCTCGGCGGCCGCGATGCGATCGCGGAGCGCGTGCACCGCGCCAAGGAGGCCGGCGCGGTCGGGATGATCGCGACCACCGACTGGAGCTTCTCGCACGGCCGGGACTGGGGCAGCCCGAAGATCCCGGAGCAGATGAACCTGGCCACCATGCTCAAGATGTCGCCGGAGGTGTTCACCAAGCCCGGCTGGCTGTGGCGGTTCGGCAAGCATCTGCGCCCGCCGAACCTGCGCGTACCGAATCAGGCGGGCCGTGGCGAGCCCGGCCCGCCGTTCTTCCAGGCCTACGGGGAATGGATGGGCACCCCGCCGCCGACCTGGGAGGACATCGCCTGGCTGCGCGAGGAGTGGGGCGGCCAGTTCATGCTCAAGGGCATCGTTCGGGTCGACGACGCCAAACGCGCTGTGGATGCCGGTGTTTCGGCGATCTCGGTCTCCAATCACGGCGGCAACAACCTGGACGGCACCCCGGCGGCGATCCGCTGCCTGCCGGCGATTGCCGACGCCGTCGGCGATCAGGTCGAGGTTTTGCTGGACGGCGGCATCCGGCGCGGCAGTGACGTGGTCAAGGCCGTCGCGCTGGGCGCCCGCGCGGTGATGATCGGGCGGGCCTACCTGTGGGGGCTGGCCGCAAACGGTCAGGCCGGTGTCGAGAACGTCCTGGACATCCTGCGCGGGGGCATCGACTCGGCGTTGATGGGCCTCGGCCGGTCCTCGATCCATGACCTGACCCCCGAGGACATCCTGATTCCGGCGGGGTTCACCCGAGCGCTCGGGGTCCCCGAAGCCTGA
- a CDS encoding RNA polymerase sigma factor yields the protein MSPESDPLGAPRTLLALYDEALPAVYGYVVRRCPDRGTAEDLTSEVFLAAMDAARKPEPPSITLPWLMGVARHKLADHYRRRSDRFTVPVADVPESDPESDDWDAELDRIVAESVLARLSEPHRVVLALRYMDDRSVPECAEVLGRTVHATEALLVRARRAFRRQYPEGGAS from the coding sequence GTGAGCCCCGAATCGGATCCACTGGGCGCTCCGCGGACACTGCTGGCGCTCTACGACGAGGCGCTGCCCGCGGTGTACGGCTACGTCGTGCGCCGTTGCCCCGACCGCGGAACAGCCGAAGACCTGACGTCGGAGGTCTTCTTGGCGGCCATGGACGCCGCCAGGAAGCCCGAACCGCCGTCGATCACCCTGCCCTGGCTGATGGGTGTGGCGCGGCACAAGCTGGCCGACCACTACCGCCGTCGCAGCGACAGGTTCACCGTCCCGGTGGCCGACGTACCCGAGTCGGATCCCGAATCCGACGACTGGGACGCCGAATTGGACCGCATAGTGGCCGAAAGCGTCCTGGCCCGGTTGTCCGAACCGCACCGCGTCGTGCTGGCGCTGCGCTACATGGACGACCGCTCGGTGCCCGAATGCGCCGAGGTGCTCGGGCGCACGGTCCATGCCACCGAGGCGTTGCTGGTGCGGGCGCGACGGGCTTTCAGAAGGCAATATCCGGAAGGGGGTGCATCGTGA
- a CDS encoding NAD(P)/FAD-dependent oxidoreductase: MQDKTQAKVVVVGGGLAATRVAEQLRRAEHTGEIVIVSDETHLPYDRPPLSKDVLHKDSHDFADVTLRPREYYDEHNITLLLGSAATGVDTDASTLTLADGTEIGYDELIIATGLVPRRIPSFPELDGIHVLRNYDESQALRRQAGSAQRAVIVGAGFIGCEVAASLRTLNVEVVLVEPQPEPLASVLGTQIGALVTRLHRAEGVDVRTGVGVTEVSGDTKVRKVVLSDGTEFDADLVVVGIGSRPNTDWLEGSGIAVDNGVVCDNVGATSAPHVWALGDVASWRDATGHQSRVEHWSNVAEQARVLVPVLLGQEPPNAVVVPYFWSDQYDVKIQCLGEPEADDTVHIVEDDGRKFLAYYERDGVVAGVVGGGMPGKVMKARSKIAAGAPISDVLG; encoded by the coding sequence ATGCAGGATAAGACGCAAGCAAAAGTAGTGGTCGTCGGCGGCGGGTTGGCCGCCACACGGGTGGCTGAACAGCTGCGCCGAGCCGAGCACACCGGTGAGATCGTCATCGTCAGCGACGAGACGCACCTGCCGTATGACCGGCCCCCGCTGTCCAAGGACGTCCTGCACAAGGACAGCCACGACTTCGCGGACGTGACGCTGAGGCCCCGTGAGTACTACGACGAGCACAACATCACGCTGCTGCTGGGTTCGGCCGCGACCGGGGTCGACACCGACGCCTCGACGCTGACCCTGGCCGACGGCACCGAAATCGGCTACGACGAGTTGATCATCGCCACCGGCCTGGTGCCGCGGCGCATCCCGTCGTTCCCCGAGCTGGACGGCATCCACGTGCTGCGCAACTACGACGAGAGTCAGGCGCTGCGCCGGCAGGCCGGTTCGGCGCAGCGCGCGGTCATCGTCGGCGCGGGTTTCATCGGCTGTGAGGTGGCCGCCAGCCTACGCACGCTCAACGTCGAGGTGGTGCTGGTCGAGCCGCAGCCCGAGCCATTGGCCTCGGTGCTCGGCACCCAGATCGGCGCCCTGGTCACCCGGTTGCATCGCGCGGAAGGGGTCGACGTCCGCACCGGTGTCGGGGTGACCGAGGTCTCCGGCGACACCAAGGTGCGCAAGGTCGTGCTGTCCGACGGCACCGAGTTCGACGCCGACCTGGTGGTGGTCGGAATCGGTTCGCGGCCGAACACCGATTGGCTCGAGGGCAGCGGAATCGCCGTGGACAACGGCGTGGTCTGCGACAACGTCGGGGCCACCAGCGCGCCGCACGTCTGGGCGCTCGGTGACGTCGCGTCGTGGCGGGACGCCACGGGACACCAATCCCGCGTTGAGCATTGGAGCAATGTGGCCGAGCAGGCCCGGGTGCTGGTGCCGGTGCTGCTGGGCCAGGAGCCGCCCAACGCCGTGGTGGTGCCGTACTTCTGGAGCGATCAGTACGACGTCAAGATCCAGTGCCTCGGCGAGCCGGAGGCCGACGACACCGTCCACATCGTCGAGGACGACGGCCGCAAGTTTCTGGCCTATTACGAGCGCGACGGTGTCGTGGCCGGTGTGGTCGGCGGCGGCATGCCGGGCAAGGTGATGAAGGCCAGGTCCAAGATCGCCGCGGGCGCGCCGATCTCGGACGTCCTGGGCTGA